The Halalkalicoccus sp. NIPERK01 genome window below encodes:
- a CDS encoding SDR family NAD(P)-dependent oxidoreductase — MDLDGRTALVTGSSRNIGRTIATTMAEAGADVGITARDDEEGCKDTAREVEAAGSNAAVALGDLAEPADIEDIVGRIREELGPIDVLVNNATVRPMTPFFEVEPAELDHVLDVNLKGQFLLTQHVVSDMLDVGHGSIVNLIGAMVFLGRTGKAHSYGSKMGIAGYVRQLASEFGPEGIRVNGLSPGLIDTDRDETFAGHEEVIEATPLQRMGTTEEVADVCCFLASDRASFITGQVIHVNGGSYPTPNVITPE; from the coding sequence ATGGATCTCGACGGACGGACGGCGTTGGTCACCGGTTCGAGCCGCAACATCGGCCGGACGATCGCGACCACCATGGCGGAAGCCGGTGCTGACGTCGGAATCACGGCCCGGGACGACGAAGAGGGCTGCAAGGATACCGCACGGGAAGTCGAGGCAGCGGGCAGTAACGCCGCCGTTGCACTCGGCGACTTGGCGGAGCCGGCGGACATCGAAGACATCGTAGGACGGATTCGAGAGGAACTCGGGCCGATAGACGTTCTGGTCAACAACGCGACCGTTCGACCGATGACGCCCTTCTTCGAGGTCGAACCCGCGGAGCTGGATCACGTTCTAGACGTGAATCTGAAGGGCCAGTTCCTGCTGACGCAGCACGTCGTGTCGGATATGCTCGACGTAGGCCACGGTTCGATCGTCAATCTGATCGGTGCGATGGTGTTCCTCGGGAGAACCGGGAAGGCACACTCCTACGGGAGCAAGATGGGGATCGCGGGCTACGTCCGACAGCTCGCCTCCGAGTTCGGCCCGGAAGGCATCCGGGTGAACGGGCTCTCCCCGGGACTCATCGATACGGATCGAGACGAGACGTTCGCCGGCCACGAAGAGGTCATCGAGGCCACGCCGCTCCAGCGGATGGGCACCACAGAGGAGGTCGCGGACGTCTGTTGTTTCCTCGCGTCCGATCGGGCCTCGTTCATCACGGGGCAGGTGATTCACGTCAACGGCGGCAGCTACCCGACGCCGAACGTGATCACGCCCGAGTGA
- a CDS encoding thiamine pyrophosphate-dependent dehydrogenase E1 component subunit alpha, protein MPSIDLETETGRKEALRRMLTIRWFDTTAGERFADGEIPGFVHLYIGEEAVGVGACAALEEDDYITSTHRGHGHCIAKGLDPKPMMAELYGKREGYCNGKGGSMHIADVDAGMLGANGIVGAGPPLGTGAALTIDRKGEDRVALSFLGDGAVAQGQVHSAANLAATWDLPVIFLVENNHYGEGTPVEEQHNVENLSATAGAYNVPGITVDGMDVTAVNEAVLEARERARAGDGPTFIEAETYRFHGHFEGDEELYREDDEVERWEARDPIDSFAERLMDRGELTDEGFEELTTEAKATIEEALEYARSAEEPTPEEAYDDMFAVEVPEITSFAQQLRADGSGPKGGER, encoded by the coding sequence ATGCCAAGCATTGATCTGGAGACGGAAACGGGACGGAAAGAAGCGCTGCGACGGATGCTCACGATCCGGTGGTTCGACACCACGGCGGGCGAGCGGTTCGCCGACGGGGAGATCCCGGGGTTCGTCCACCTCTACATCGGCGAGGAGGCGGTCGGCGTCGGGGCCTGTGCCGCCTTGGAGGAGGACGACTACATCACGAGCACCCATCGGGGACACGGCCACTGTATCGCGAAGGGGCTCGACCCGAAGCCCATGATGGCCGAGCTGTACGGCAAGCGCGAGGGCTACTGCAACGGCAAGGGTGGCTCGATGCACATCGCCGACGTCGACGCCGGGATGCTCGGGGCCAACGGCATCGTCGGGGCCGGCCCGCCGCTCGGGACGGGCGCGGCGCTGACGATCGATCGCAAGGGCGAGGACCGCGTCGCGCTGTCGTTTCTCGGGGACGGGGCGGTCGCGCAGGGACAGGTCCACTCGGCGGCGAACCTCGCGGCGACGTGGGACTTACCTGTGATCTTCCTCGTCGAGAACAACCACTACGGCGAGGGAACCCCGGTCGAGGAACAGCACAACGTCGAGAACCTGAGCGCGACCGCGGGCGCGTACAACGTTCCGGGGATCACCGTCGACGGCATGGACGTCACCGCGGTCAACGAGGCCGTGCTCGAGGCCCGCGAGCGCGCCCGCGCCGGCGACGGGCCGACGTTCATCGAGGCCGAGACCTACCGGTTCCACGGCCACTTCGAGGGCGACGAGGAGTTGTACCGGGAGGACGACGAGGTCGAGCGCTGGGAGGCGCGTGACCCGATCGACTCGTTCGCCGAGCGCCTGATGGACCGCGGCGAACTCACCGACGAGGGCTTCGAGGAGCTCACCACGGAGGCGAAGGCGACCATCGAGGAGGCCCTCGAGTACGCCCGGAGTGCCGAGGAGCCCACCCCCGAGGAAGCCTACGACGACATGTTCGCGGTCGAGGTTCCCGAGATCACGAGCTTCGCCCAGCAGTTGCGGGCCGACGGCAGCGGTCCCAAGGGGGGTGAGCGCTGA
- a CDS encoding alpha/beta hydrolase, producing MATELHPQAEELLHDLSASGVPPLYRQSVPEARDTYLDLTVPDGDPEPVRLVSETAIEGPNGPIPLRIYDPRDADIEGPRPALVFFHGGGWVVGDLDTHDLASRALANAAGCVVVAVDYRRAPESPFPAPLEDCYAALDWLAADPDLDGDVRIDPDRIAVGGDSAGATLATGVALLARDRQGPDLARQLLVYPVVDHAFDTDSYTENASGYFITRGDMERFWDDYLETDLDGTHPYASPLRASDLAGLPPATVLTAGFDPLRDEGRAYADRLDEAGVPVNHLEYPDMIHGFLTMLADPEWDRAREAVADLASDLRNAYHD from the coding sequence ATGGCGACGGAACTCCATCCACAGGCGGAGGAGCTGCTTCACGACCTCTCGGCGAGCGGCGTTCCACCCCTCTATCGGCAGTCGGTCCCGGAGGCACGCGACACATATCTCGATCTGACAGTGCCCGACGGTGATCCCGAACCGGTGAGGCTGGTCTCCGAGACGGCTATCGAGGGCCCGAACGGCCCGATACCGCTCCGGATCTACGATCCCCGCGACGCCGATATCGAGGGGCCACGACCGGCGCTCGTCTTCTTCCACGGCGGGGGCTGGGTCGTCGGCGACCTCGACACGCACGATCTCGCCTCGCGCGCGCTCGCGAACGCCGCCGGGTGTGTCGTCGTCGCCGTCGATTACCGCCGCGCGCCCGAATCGCCGTTTCCCGCGCCGCTCGAGGACTGTTATGCCGCCCTCGACTGGCTCGCCGCCGACCCCGACCTCGACGGCGACGTCCGCATCGATCCCGACCGAATCGCCGTCGGCGGCGACAGCGCGGGAGCGACGCTCGCGACGGGGGTTGCGCTCCTCGCGCGCGATCGCCAAGGTCCCGACCTCGCCCGCCAACTGCTCGTCTACCCCGTGGTCGATCACGCGTTCGACACCGACTCCTACACCGAGAACGCGAGCGGCTACTTCATCACGCGCGGCGACATGGAGCGCTTCTGGGACGACTACCTCGAAACCGACCTCGACGGCACCCACCCGTACGCCTCGCCGCTTCGAGCGTCCGACCTCGCCGGCCTGCCGCCGGCGACCGTCCTGACCGCGGGCTTCGACCCGCTGCGCGACGAGGGGCGGGCGTACGCCGACCGTCTCGACGAGGCGGGCGTCCCCGTGAACCATCTGGAGTACCCCGACATGATCCACGGCTTCCTGACGATGCTCGCCGACCCCGAGTGGGATCGCGCCCGTGAAGCGGTGGCCGATCTCGCGAGCGATCTGCGAAACGCCTACCACGACTGA